One Maribacter cobaltidurans genomic window carries:
- a CDS encoding glycerate kinase type-2 family protein, with amino-acid sequence MNSRKIALEIFLSGVESVRPKELIIHNVLIENKELKIGNNIFELKNIKNIYVVGAGKASASMAQALEDILENRITQGHIVTKYGHSLPLEVIEVTEAAHPIPDENGVQGTKKILSILNKTTKDDLVICLISGGGSALLADVPDRCLLDDLKSLNILLLKIGADISEINCIRKHISQLKGGQLSKKAFPSRVVSLILSDVIGDPLESIASGPTACDPTTFSDAISIINKYKIKNKMPKQLFKLLEEGVDGHRQETVKEYDGILTLTSNFIIGTNQIALQAAKKKAESFGYKSLVVTDRINGDVVDVSNYILEKVKKVRKINDHGKTCLLFGGEPTVSVKGKGLGGRNQHLALIIASSLRLLDRCTILVGGTDGSDGPTDAAGAIVDSFTIKQALMLGLSEEEYIGEYNSYHFFKQVGGQIKIGPTQTNVMDLIVVLIK; translated from the coding sequence ATGAATAGTAGAAAAATAGCCCTGGAAATTTTTTTAAGTGGTGTTGAAAGTGTCAGACCGAAAGAATTAATCATACACAATGTTTTGATTGAAAATAAAGAATTGAAAATTGGAAATAATATTTTTGAACTTAAGAATATAAAAAATATTTACGTTGTGGGTGCCGGAAAAGCTAGTGCATCTATGGCACAAGCACTAGAAGATATATTAGAAAATAGAATAACCCAGGGGCATATTGTTACGAAATATGGTCATTCCTTGCCACTTGAAGTTATTGAAGTTACAGAAGCTGCGCATCCCATTCCCGATGAGAATGGAGTTCAGGGTACTAAAAAAATTCTTTCAATATTGAACAAAACAACAAAGGACGATTTAGTAATTTGTTTGATTTCCGGGGGTGGTTCCGCCCTCCTGGCGGATGTTCCTGATAGATGTTTATTGGATGATTTGAAATCACTAAATATTTTGTTGCTGAAAATAGGTGCTGATATATCAGAAATCAATTGTATTCGCAAGCATATATCACAACTAAAAGGTGGGCAATTATCCAAAAAGGCTTTTCCTTCCAGAGTTGTTAGTTTAATCTTATCAGACGTAATTGGAGATCCTCTTGAATCGATAGCTTCTGGACCAACCGCCTGTGACCCAACTACATTTTCCGATGCAATCTCAATTATTAACAAGTATAAGATAAAAAATAAAATGCCTAAGCAACTTTTTAAGTTACTTGAAGAAGGTGTAGATGGTCATAGACAAGAGACGGTTAAGGAATACGATGGAATTTTAACTCTTACTAGTAATTTTATTATAGGAACGAACCAAATTGCCCTACAAGCTGCAAAAAAGAAGGCTGAATCATTCGGTTATAAATCTTTGGTCGTAACGGATAGAATTAATGGGGATGTAGTAGATGTGTCTAATTACATTCTTGAAAAAGTAAAAAAGGTTCGAAAGATAAATGATCATGGAAAAACATGTTTGCTATTTGGAGGTGAGCCTACAGTTAGTGTGAAGGGAAAGGGTCTAGGAGGAAGGAATCAACATCTGGCATTAATTATTGCAAGTTCATTAAGATTACTGGATAGATGCACTATTCTGGTAGGGGGTACTGACGGCAGTGATGGGCCTACGGATGCGGCAGGAGCAATAGTTGACTCTTTTACCATTAAGCAGGCTTTAATGCTTGGACTTAGTGAAGAAGAATATATTGGGGAATATAATTCTTACCACTTTTTTAAGCAGGTAGGAGGCCAAATTAAGATTGGACCTACCCAGACCAACGTAATGGATCTTATTGTTGTTCTAATCAAATAG
- a CDS encoding tyrosine-type recombinase/integrase, whose translation MKKILWDEKEHCFKARHPNSMQNNRLLDTIKIKARNIISEFEIEDIDFTLNDFENRFRFGSKRNKIDLFEFWNSVVRDLELSGRIGYARTNRDTINSLRIFHKRPVLNMREINVTFLDKYEVFLRSRGGSNGGISVRMRSIRTIFNLAIRRDLVKQNLYPFHKYKISKLKGKRIKHALNISEIEFFKNVDCEENIQLINAKNYFLFSFYNRGMNFADMMLLKWSDITKKRITYARAKTQGNFSIKIVPPVKEILDYYNQNRTDTNYVFPILLYDRMTAIQIENRKHKTLGQYNKSLKILAEKAGITKNVTSYVARHSFAMCLREKGVGIDIIGETLGHQSVLTTKAYVREFGAEILDEAVEVLLR comes from the coding sequence GTGAAAAAAATATTATGGGATGAGAAAGAACATTGTTTCAAAGCCAGACATCCGAACTCGATGCAGAACAATCGTTTGCTTGACACCATTAAAATCAAAGCGAGGAATATCATTTCTGAATTTGAAATAGAGGATATTGATTTTACCCTTAATGACTTTGAAAACCGTTTTCGATTTGGTTCAAAAAGAAATAAAATCGATCTGTTCGAATTTTGGAATTCGGTTGTTAGGGACTTAGAATTATCTGGAAGAATTGGTTATGCCCGTACAAATAGAGATACTATAAACTCTTTAAGAATCTTTCACAAAAGACCAGTCTTAAATATGCGCGAAATCAATGTTACTTTCTTGGATAAGTATGAAGTCTTTCTCAGGAGCAGAGGTGGTTCAAATGGAGGTATCTCTGTACGCATGAGAAGTATTCGTACCATTTTCAATTTGGCGATTCGTAGAGATTTGGTTAAACAAAACCTATATCCTTTCCATAAATACAAAATATCCAAACTTAAAGGTAAACGAATAAAGCACGCTCTCAACATATCGGAAATTGAATTTTTCAAAAATGTGGATTGTGAAGAGAATATTCAACTTATTAACGCAAAGAACTATTTCTTATTTAGCTTTTATAACAGAGGCATGAACTTTGCCGATATGATGCTTCTAAAATGGTCTGATATTACCAAAAAAAGAATCACATACGCAAGGGCTAAAACTCAAGGTAATTTTTCCATAAAGATTGTACCCCCTGTCAAGGAAATCTTGGATTATTACAATCAGAACAGGACGGATACTAACTACGTCTTCCCAATTTTGTTATATGATCGTATGACAGCCATTCAAATCGAGAATCGAAAACACAAAACCCTTGGGCAATATAATAAAAGCTTGAAAATACTGGCAGAAAAAGCAGGTATAACAAAAAATGTCACTAGTTATGTTGCACGACATAGTTTTGCCATGTGCCTACGTGAAAAAGGGGTTGGAATTGATATAATCGGAGAGACGCTTGGTCACCAAAGTGTATTAACTACTAAGGCGTATGTCCGAGAGTTTGGTGCAGAGATTTTGGATGAGGCTGTGGAGGTCTTGCTACGGTAA
- a CDS encoding UDP-N-acetylmuramoyl-tripeptide--D-alanyl-D-alanine ligase yields the protein MKINELHQVFLKCSGVCTDTRKIKSGDLFFALKGDNFNGNEYAEEALAKGAAYAVIDEEKYSGNQKILVEDVLKTLQELANYHRRNSSAKIIGLTGSNGKTTTKELINSVLSQKYRTVATSGNLNNHIGVPLTLLSIEENTEIAIVEMGANHQKEIAFLCSIAEPDFGYITNFGKAHLEGFGGVEGVIKGKSELYDFLMVHDKVIFMNADDPIQKEKLGDYIKKYGFSTMDQRFYPIHLISANPFVSIKAEGITILSNLIGEYNFTNCCAAIIMGKYFNVELKNIKAGIEGYVPANNRSQIIDRNEHMIILDAYNANPTSMSAALQNFAKMSGRNKILFLGDMFELGESAHEEHQKIADLIKQLGFDNVFLVGKNFFKVKSEFPKLGTFDQLKQNLESLELPKSTILIKGSRGMALERILELI from the coding sequence ATGAAAATAAATGAACTTCACCAAGTCTTTCTGAAATGTTCCGGCGTCTGCACCGATACCAGAAAAATCAAGTCCGGAGACCTATTCTTTGCATTGAAGGGCGATAATTTCAATGGAAATGAGTATGCTGAAGAAGCTTTGGCAAAAGGAGCTGCCTACGCCGTAATTGATGAGGAAAAATATTCAGGAAATCAAAAAATATTAGTCGAAGATGTATTAAAAACACTTCAGGAACTTGCGAATTACCACCGAAGAAATAGCTCGGCCAAAATTATCGGATTGACAGGAAGTAATGGAAAAACCACTACTAAGGAATTGATTAATTCCGTGCTCTCCCAAAAATATAGGACGGTAGCCACTTCTGGCAACCTCAACAATCATATTGGAGTGCCACTAACATTACTTTCCATTGAAGAGAATACGGAAATTGCCATCGTGGAGATGGGGGCCAATCATCAAAAGGAAATCGCATTTCTTTGTTCCATAGCAGAACCGGATTTTGGATACATAACCAATTTTGGAAAGGCACACTTGGAAGGTTTTGGGGGCGTAGAAGGCGTTATTAAGGGGAAAAGCGAACTATATGATTTCTTAATGGTCCATGATAAAGTAATCTTTATGAATGCAGATGACCCTATACAGAAAGAAAAACTAGGGGACTATATCAAAAAATATGGTTTCAGCACCATGGATCAAAGATTCTATCCAATTCATTTAATCTCGGCAAATCCCTTTGTGAGCATAAAAGCAGAGGGTATCACTATACTATCAAACCTTATAGGCGAATATAATTTCACCAACTGTTGTGCTGCAATCATCATGGGAAAATATTTTAATGTTGAATTGAAAAATATAAAAGCAGGCATTGAAGGCTATGTACCCGCCAACAACAGATCTCAAATTATTGACCGGAACGAACATATGATAATACTTGATGCTTATAACGCAAACCCCACAAGTATGTCGGCCGCTCTTCAAAATTTTGCAAAGATGTCCGGACGTAACAAAATTCTTTTTTTAGGTGATATGTTCGAGCTTGGGGAAAGCGCTCACGAAGAACATCAGAAAATAGCAGATCTGATAAAACAATTAGGTTTCGATAATGTATTTCTTGTCGGAAAAAATTTCTTTAAGGTCAAAAGTGAATTTCCAAAACTGGGGACATTTGACCAATTGAAACAAAACCTTGAATCATTGGAACTCCCAAAATCAACAATACTAATAAAGGGTTCTAGAGGAATGGCTCTGGAAAGAATATTGGAACTAATATAA
- the gldJ gene encoding gliding motility lipoprotein GldJ, which produces MKKQFIKVVLSCTVIAGGFTVTSCSKSTSSKNVSRATGWKINEKEGGFQYNTDFKEQETAPGLVFVEGGTFTKGKVQDDVMHDWNNTPTSQHVQSFYMDETEVTNLMYLEYLDYLKSVYPPENPKYANIYKGALPDTLVWRNRLGFNETMTNNYLRHPAYAEYPVVGVNWIQATQFAEWRTDRVNEAMLEREGYLAKDAKYQALNGEVAGTFSTEAYLNRPESVYNGQIDSLQGKMKKDSVSTFAKRSSGIIMPEYRLPTETEWEYAAQAQVGQREYNNYRGRKKYPWEGDYTRNGQRVGRGDQLANFKQGKGDYGGIAGWSDDGADITAEVMSYKPNDLGLYDMAGNVAEWVADVYRPIVDDEISDFNYYRGNIYMKTAIGEDGKVNILRDSIVYDTLPNGKVVAVNLPGEIKMVPVDEEETYLRTNFSSSDNRGYRDGDPGSSRFFDRFSDEEETEKQTMYNSPKHKVERDSSGNVIRQYDQSNNRTSLINDEVRVYKGGSWRDRAYWLDPAQRRYLPQYMATDYIGFRCAMSRVGSKSKTKNKTVRGKKAK; this is translated from the coding sequence ATGAAAAAACAGTTTATTAAAGTTGTACTCTCATGCACCGTAATTGCGGGAGGTTTCACAGTTACCAGCTGTTCCAAATCAACATCCTCCAAAAATGTATCAAGAGCTACAGGTTGGAAGATAAATGAAAAGGAAGGTGGTTTTCAATATAACACCGATTTCAAGGAACAAGAAACGGCTCCCGGACTGGTATTTGTTGAAGGTGGAACTTTTACCAAAGGAAAGGTGCAGGATGACGTAATGCATGATTGGAACAACACCCCAACTTCACAGCATGTTCAATCCTTTTATATGGATGAGACCGAGGTAACCAACCTAATGTATTTGGAATATTTGGATTATCTTAAAAGCGTTTACCCGCCAGAGAATCCTAAATATGCTAACATTTATAAAGGTGCCTTACCGGATACCTTGGTTTGGAGAAATAGATTAGGATTTAATGAAACAATGACAAATAACTACTTAAGACATCCTGCTTACGCAGAGTATCCTGTAGTTGGCGTCAATTGGATTCAAGCAACCCAATTCGCGGAGTGGCGGACAGACCGTGTAAACGAAGCTATGCTGGAAAGAGAAGGTTATCTGGCCAAAGATGCTAAGTACCAAGCGCTTAACGGTGAAGTTGCAGGAACTTTTAGTACCGAAGCATATTTAAATAGGCCTGAGTCCGTTTACAATGGTCAAATTGATTCCCTACAGGGTAAAATGAAAAAGGATAGTGTTTCTACTTTTGCCAAAAGAAGCAGCGGCATAATCATGCCCGAATATAGGCTCCCTACCGAAACCGAATGGGAATATGCAGCACAAGCCCAAGTTGGACAAAGAGAATACAACAACTATAGAGGTCGAAAAAAATATCCTTGGGAAGGTGATTATACCAGAAACGGACAAAGAGTCGGCCGTGGTGACCAATTGGCGAACTTTAAGCAAGGTAAAGGTGATTACGGCGGAATTGCCGGATGGTCCGATGATGGTGCCGATATTACTGCCGAAGTTATGTCATACAAGCCAAACGATTTAGGGCTTTATGATATGGCCGGAAACGTTGCAGAATGGGTAGCTGATGTATACAGACCAATAGTAGACGATGAAATAAGCGATTTTAACTACTATAGAGGTAATATTTACATGAAAACGGCTATTGGAGAAGATGGAAAAGTAAATATCTTAAGGGATTCCATAGTTTATGACACTTTACCAAATGGAAAAGTAGTTGCCGTCAACCTGCCTGGTGAAATAAAAATGGTACCAGTTGATGAGGAAGAGACTTATTTAAGAACCAATTTCTCGTCTAGCGACAACAGAGGCTATAGGGATGGTGACCCAGGTTCATCCAGGTTCTTTGATAGATTTAGTGATGAGGAAGAGACCGAAAAACAAACCATGTACAATTCTCCGAAGCACAAGGTTGAGAGAGACTCTAGCGGAAACGTAATTAGACAGTATGATCAGTCCAATAACAGAACCTCTTTAATCAATGACGAGGTAAGGGTATACAAAGGTGGTTCATGGAGAGATAGGGCCTACTGGTTAGACCCGGCCCAAAGAAGGTATTTGCCCCAATACATGGCAACGGATTATATTGGTTTTAGATGTGCCATGTCCAGAGTAGGATCTAAATCCAAAACTAAAAACAAAACAGTGAGAGGCAAAAAAGCCAAATAA
- the porV gene encoding type IX secretion system outer membrane channel protein PorV: MKKITFILMLMLLVKANAQEDQRVITTAVPFLTIAADARSAGMGDMGVATSTDAFSQQWNPAKFAFAERKMGIGLSYTPYLESIITDISLLNGSYYNKINEQSAFAVSLRYFTLGEIELRQFANDPGTLAKPNELALDGSYSLKLSPTFSMAVAGRYIRSNLRLPQQSGSVDSQAASSFAVDVAGFYRSREIAYNSFDGRWRAGFNISNIGGKMQYDEGGQENFLPSNLKFGVGFDFILDQDNVIGITSEFNKLLVPTPKDQNGDGVIDSADNDIYQNESGFSGIFGSFGDAPDGFSEELKEFTWALGAEYVYQDAFMVRTGYFNESELKGSRKFFTLGAGFKFKSAQIDLSYLFSTSQVRNPLENTLRFGLTFSLGEEYYND, from the coding sequence ATGAAAAAAATCACATTTATTTTAATGCTAATGTTATTGGTGAAAGCCAATGCACAGGAAGACCAAAGGGTAATTACCACTGCGGTTCCATTTTTAACAATTGCTGCCGACGCTCGTTCAGCGGGTATGGGTGATATGGGGGTAGCTACCTCCACGGATGCCTTTTCCCAGCAATGGAACCCGGCAAAATTTGCCTTCGCGGAGCGAAAAATGGGAATAGGGTTAAGCTATACGCCCTATTTGGAAAGTATCATAACGGATATTTCCCTTCTTAACGGTAGTTATTATAATAAAATAAACGAACAAAGTGCTTTTGCCGTAAGTCTACGATATTTTACCTTAGGTGAAATTGAATTGCGTCAATTTGCCAATGACCCCGGTACACTGGCAAAGCCTAATGAATTGGCTCTGGACGGATCTTACTCCTTAAAATTGAGTCCAACCTTTTCCATGGCAGTTGCAGGTAGATATATACGTTCAAACTTAAGGCTTCCACAGCAAAGTGGATCCGTTGATTCCCAAGCGGCAAGTTCCTTTGCCGTAGATGTGGCCGGTTTTTACCGTTCAAGGGAAATCGCCTATAATAGCTTCGACGGTCGCTGGAGGGCGGGCTTTAATATATCCAATATTGGTGGGAAAATGCAATATGATGAAGGAGGGCAAGAAAACTTTTTACCTAGCAACCTAAAGTTTGGAGTTGGTTTTGATTTCATTTTAGACCAGGACAACGTTATTGGAATTACTTCCGAATTCAATAAGCTTTTAGTTCCTACCCCCAAGGATCAAAACGGTGATGGGGTAATTGATTCTGCGGATAATGATATTTACCAGAATGAGAGTGGCTTTAGCGGTATCTTTGGTTCTTTCGGAGATGCCCCTGATGGCTTTAGCGAGGAATTGAAGGAGTTTACCTGGGCCTTAGGAGCTGAATATGTGTATCAGGATGCCTTTATGGTGAGGACAGGATATTTTAATGAAAGCGAATTAAAAGGGTCTAGAAAGTTTTTTACCCTTGGGGCTGGATTCAAGTTCAAATCGGCACAAATTGATCTGTCCTACTTGTTCTCAACATCCCAGGTAAGAAATCCACTGGAGAATACATTGCGTTTTGGACTTACTTTTAGTTTGGGAGAAGAATATTATAACGATTAA
- the cdd gene encoding cytidine deaminase yields the protein MANRKKISFDIIVYESLEELQERDRNLLKKSIEARANAYAPYSNFQVGAALKLENGEIVMGSNQENASYPSGLCAERVAVFYAGAKFPDVPMNTLAISVYSSNYEVLEPAAPCGNCRQAIFEYEYKQKSPIRILMMGASGKIIECSSLADILPLGFNNSYLK from the coding sequence ATGGCTAATAGGAAGAAAATCAGTTTTGATATCATTGTTTATGAATCTCTTGAGGAACTGCAAGAAAGGGATAGGAATTTATTGAAAAAATCTATAGAAGCTAGGGCAAATGCCTATGCTCCCTATTCTAACTTTCAGGTGGGCGCTGCTCTAAAACTGGAGAATGGAGAGATTGTTATGGGAAGTAATCAGGAGAATGCCTCTTACCCGTCAGGACTTTGTGCAGAAAGAGTGGCGGTTTTTTACGCAGGGGCAAAATTTCCGGATGTACCCATGAATACCCTGGCTATATCTGTTTATTCTTCAAATTATGAAGTATTGGAGCCAGCGGCCCCTTGTGGCAATTGCAGGCAGGCTATTTTTGAATATGAATACAAACAAAAATCACCCATTAGGATACTTATGATGGGAGCCAGTGGGAAAATTATTGAATGTAGCTCCCTCGCTGATATTTTACCATTGGGTTTCAATAATTCCTATTTAAAATAG
- the pdhA gene encoding pyruvate dehydrogenase (acetyl-transferring) E1 component subunit alpha gives MEKITKETYLKWYEDMLFWRKFEDKLAAVYIQQKVRGFLHLYNGQEAVLAGALHAMDLTKDRMITAYRNHVQPIGMGVDPRKVMAELYGKVTGTSKGMGGSMHIFSKEHRFHGGHGIVGGQIPLGAGMAFGDKYHGSDAVTLCYMGDGAVRQGSLHETFNLAMLWQLPVVFVCENNGYAMGTSVARTSFSTDIWKLGLGYEMPCGPVDGMNPVTVAQEMSKAIERARSGGGPTFLEMKTYRYRGHSMSDAQHYRTKEEVEEYKKIDPITQVLDIIKEKKYATDEEIKKIDKRVKDLVKECEEFAEKSDYPPVQQLYDMVYEQEDFPFVQHKL, from the coding sequence ATGGAAAAAATCACCAAGGAAACTTATTTGAAATGGTACGAGGACATGCTGTTTTGGCGCAAGTTTGAGGACAAGCTAGCTGCTGTGTATATCCAACAAAAGGTAAGAGGTTTTCTTCATTTGTACAATGGTCAAGAGGCTGTTTTGGCTGGTGCATTGCATGCAATGGATTTGACCAAGGACAGAATGATCACTGCCTATAGAAATCATGTTCAGCCCATAGGAATGGGTGTGGACCCCAGAAAGGTGATGGCAGAATTATATGGTAAAGTTACAGGAACCTCCAAAGGTATGGGGGGGTCCATGCACATATTTTCCAAAGAACATCGTTTTCATGGAGGCCATGGTATCGTAGGAGGACAGATTCCATTGGGGGCAGGAATGGCCTTTGGAGATAAATATCATGGTAGTGATGCTGTTACGCTTTGTTATATGGGCGATGGAGCCGTAAGACAGGGATCTCTTCATGAAACTTTTAACTTGGCCATGCTTTGGCAATTGCCAGTAGTATTTGTTTGTGAAAACAACGGATATGCCATGGGAACTTCCGTAGCAAGAACTTCGTTTTCTACAGATATCTGGAAGTTAGGTTTAGGATATGAAATGCCTTGTGGACCTGTAGATGGAATGAATCCTGTTACTGTGGCCCAAGAAATGAGCAAGGCCATAGAAAGAGCACGTTCTGGGGGTGGTCCTACTTTCTTGGAGATGAAAACCTACAGATATAGAGGACATTCCATGTCAGATGCCCAACACTATAGAACCAAGGAGGAAGTTGAAGAGTACAAAAAGATAGATCCGATTACTCAGGTTTTGGATATAATAAAGGAGAAAAAGTACGCAACTGACGAGGAAATAAAGAAAATAGATAAAAGGGTTAAGGATTTGGTCAAGGAATGTGAGGAATTTGCTGAAAAATCTGATTACCCTCCAGTACAGCAATTGTACGATATGGTATACGAACAAGAGGATTTTCCATTCGTTCAACATAAATTGTAA
- a CDS encoding pyruvate dehydrogenase complex dihydrolipoamide acetyltransferase, whose protein sequence is MAEVINMPRLSDTMEEGTVAKWLKKVGDKVEEGDILAEIETDKATMEFESFHEGTLLHIGIEEGDGAPVDSLLAIIGEEGEDISGLLKGDSGKENKEETTSDKAEETTDDSSKDEEGEPEEASSGDIPDGVEIVKMPRLSDTMEEGTVASWLKKVGDDVEEGDILAEIETDKATMEFESFYSGKLLHIGIQEGESAPVDSVLAVIGPEGTDVDAVLNAKPGAKKSAKTEEKKEEKSKTSDKKEVSSEASTPVTSDGNRIFASPLAKKIAEDKGIDLSKVSGSGDNGRIIKKDIENFKPSEAPKTAPDSAKVESPASSPAVSMAIPAGEEGVEETKNSNMRKAIAKALGNSKFTAPHFYLTIEVDMDNAIASRAQINSLPDTKVSFNDMVLKACAMALRKHPQVNTTWNGDTTKQYKHIHMGVAVAVDEGLVVPVIKHADLLGLTQIGAAVKELAGKARNKKIAPSEMEGSTFTVSNLGMFGIQEFTSIINQPNSAILSVGAIVEKPVVKNGEIVVGNTMKLTLACDHRTVDGAVGAQFLQTLRYFVENPVTMLA, encoded by the coding sequence ATGGCAGAAGTAATTAATATGCCGCGACTAAGCGATACCATGGAAGAAGGTACCGTGGCTAAGTGGTTGAAAAAGGTAGGAGACAAAGTAGAAGAAGGGGATATATTGGCCGAGATTGAAACGGATAAGGCAACCATGGAGTTTGAGTCATTTCATGAAGGGACCTTGCTTCATATAGGTATTGAAGAGGGCGATGGTGCTCCTGTAGATAGTTTATTGGCTATCATTGGGGAGGAAGGAGAGGATATTTCCGGACTATTGAAAGGTGATAGCGGTAAAGAAAATAAGGAGGAAACCACTTCGGATAAAGCGGAGGAAACGACAGATGACTCTTCCAAAGATGAAGAGGGTGAGCCGGAAGAGGCCTCAAGTGGAGATATTCCAGATGGGGTTGAAATAGTGAAGATGCCCCGTCTTAGCGATACTATGGAGGAAGGTACGGTAGCCAGTTGGTTGAAAAAAGTTGGTGATGATGTCGAGGAAGGAGATATTTTGGCTGAAATCGAAACGGACAAAGCGACCATGGAATTCGAGTCTTTCTATTCCGGTAAATTACTTCATATAGGTATTCAAGAAGGGGAATCCGCACCTGTAGACTCCGTCCTTGCTGTTATAGGACCAGAAGGAACCGATGTGGATGCTGTTCTCAATGCGAAACCTGGGGCTAAGAAGAGCGCTAAGACTGAAGAAAAGAAGGAAGAAAAATCTAAAACTTCAGATAAAAAAGAGGTCTCCAGCGAAGCTTCGACTCCAGTAACATCAGATGGAAATCGGATTTTTGCATCGCCTTTGGCTAAAAAAATTGCAGAGGATAAGGGCATAGACTTATCCAAGGTTTCAGGTTCCGGAGATAATGGAAGAATCATTAAGAAGGATATTGAAAACTTTAAACCGTCTGAAGCTCCCAAAACTGCTCCAGATTCAGCAAAAGTTGAAAGTCCCGCAAGTTCACCTGCGGTGTCCATGGCAATTCCTGCTGGAGAAGAAGGTGTTGAGGAAACTAAGAATTCTAATATGCGTAAGGCTATCGCCAAGGCTTTGGGCAATTCCAAATTTACCGCTCCCCACTTTTATTTGACCATTGAAGTGGATATGGACAATGCCATAGCATCAAGGGCACAAATTAACAGTTTGCCGGATACCAAGGTATCTTTCAATGATATGGTGTTAAAGGCATGTGCCATGGCCTTAAGGAAACATCCACAGGTAAATACTACTTGGAATGGAGATACTACAAAGCAATACAAGCATATACATATGGGTGTTGCAGTGGCAGTTGATGAAGGATTGGTAGTGCCTGTTATAAAACATGCGGATTTACTTGGTCTCACACAAATAGGAGCTGCTGTTAAGGAATTGGCCGGTAAGGCAAGAAATAAAAAGATTGCTCCTTCTGAAATGGAGGGTAGCACCTTTACAGTGTCCAATTTAGGTATGTTCGGTATACAGGAATTTACATCGATTATAAACCAACCTAATTCAGCTATCCTATCCGTAGGTGCCATAGTGGAAAAACCCGTTGTTAAGAATGGGGAAATAGTGGTTGGAAACACCATGAAACTTACTTTGGCATGCGATCATAGGACAGTTGATGGTGCTGTGGGAGCCCAGTTTTTACAGACGCTAAGGTATTTTGTGGAAAATCCGGTAACCATGTTGGCCTAA
- a CDS encoding M28 family metallopeptidase, producing MRIYLKILLVLLLISCGSKKIQTETTLNPEGPDGLKGRMVANESKSSQGTSKDKAIVKEGFSTPEDIAGLMDYLASDELQGRGSGTEGIELAANFIEKHLRSIGVDPYFEVYKDTLENFDGTAFNVVGVLEGNDPNLKDEYIVLGAHYDHLGIIKPENGDDIANGANDNASGTSTLLELARYFGTTKSNKRSLIFAFFSAEEKGLLGSRHLAKKLKEEGIDIYAMLNYEMVGVPMVGKDHLVYLTGYELSNLAEISNGYAGEKVVGFLPKAKEFNLFKRSDNYAFHQEFNVPSQTYSTFDFTNFPYYHKVDDETTEMDYEHMAHIVNKMIPIVFGITNSAEKEIKYN from the coding sequence ATGAGAATCTATCTAAAAATTCTTTTGGTTCTTCTTCTGATCTCTTGCGGTTCTAAAAAGATTCAAACAGAAACAACATTAAACCCCGAAGGTCCGGATGGATTGAAAGGAAGAATGGTTGCCAATGAGAGTAAGTCATCCCAAGGTACTTCTAAGGACAAGGCTATTGTAAAAGAGGGTTTTTCAACCCCTGAGGATATTGCAGGTCTTATGGATTATTTAGCATCCGACGAATTACAGGGTAGGGGTTCGGGAACAGAGGGTATTGAACTGGCAGCCAATTTCATTGAGAAGCACCTGCGTTCCATTGGTGTAGATCCATATTTTGAAGTGTATAAGGATACCTTGGAAAATTTCGATGGTACCGCATTTAATGTGGTTGGCGTTTTAGAGGGGAATGATCCCAATTTAAAGGATGAATATATAGTACTTGGGGCACATTATGACCACTTGGGTATAATTAAGCCAGAGAATGGAGACGATATTGCCAATGGGGCCAATGATAATGCTTCTGGAACCTCTACATTATTGGAGCTGGCAAGATATTTCGGTACTACAAAGTCCAATAAGAGAAGTCTTATTTTTGCCTTTTTTAGTGCCGAGGAAAAAGGACTACTAGGATCAAGACATTTGGCAAAAAAACTAAAGGAGGAAGGTATTGATATATATGCCATGCTGAACTATGAAATGGTTGGGGTGCCCATGGTTGGAAAGGACCATTTGGTTTATCTAACTGGGTATGAACTTTCGAATTTAGCGGAGATAAGTAATGGATATGCCGGAGAAAAGGTGGTTGGTTTTCTTCCGAAGGCCAAGGAATTCAACCTATTTAAAAGATCCGATAATTATGCATTCCATCAAGAGTTCAACGTTCCATCACAAACGTACAGCACTTTTGATTTTACTAATTTTCCTTATTACCATAAAGTGGATGATGAAACCACTGAAATGGATTATGAACACATGGCCCACATAGTGAATAAAATGATTCCTATCGTTTTTGGAATTACTAATTCTGCGGAAAAGGAAATAAAATATAATTAA